GCTGGCTTCTTCTTCGGTGCCGGCGGACACGTTGTCACCGTGGGAATCATACAACCGTTACGTCTTGGCGTCCGGCAACCTTCTTCAATATCCATGTCCATCttcagaaagagagagagactTCTAACTTTGACTCACTTAAGACTTGGGGGTGTGTTGGTTGTTACTTGTGTTGTTATttatagtgggttttgaatttttttatgcgAGCAAGCGTGTGGTGGAATCTAAGGCAATTCACGCGGCAAAAGAGAAGGGATCCGCCAAACTAATGTTCCACCGTCAAGTGTACGTGCTTTTGAGTTGGTTACATATCTCTACTTTAAATTCAATTTTgtgataatttaaaatattttatccaTACAATTTGTCAATATATTTCCTACTTATAATATATACAGTTGTTCAAGTTAACATTTTTTCATTTAGATTAGTTGTACAAAAATGTTCGTCTCTTTTGGTTTTTGTTTGACACTTCAAGGTAGACAGACACCACTGACCACCCACAATTCAAAAGATACAGGTAGAAGTAGAACTTGGTTTAATATCAATAATGGGTAAAAACATTGTAATATGATATATATGGAGCATAATGTCTGGCCTTactaaaaaaattctcaaacgCTGCCTTCACTTTCACCAAACCACAAGCAACTCTAGGCCTTTCACGCTGATAAAGTTAGCTTGGCATTCATTAGTTACATTGCTTAGGCaaacaaaaaagagaaaacTACCAAGGATTTTCATTCTTACTAATACGGAAATGCTTATTTTTAAGGGTAAGAGAATTCCACACTTCAGGATCAACTAACTCCTTTTCTGAAATGCTGAAATTCGCCGTATCCCAAAAGCAATTCATAGTAGCATTAGCGCAAATAGTCGCCACCAGAATAACCATGGGTAAGTTTTGCAATTCTCTTTAAAATCTTTAAATCAACCTACAGTAAGAGAACCGGAACAATTGAATAAGCAAAACAGTTGATTTTATATATAGCAGTGCACCAAACTGATTGAATAATTTGAGTCCATAATAGAGCTGGCTATATGCACAAGTTCAAACAAACCAAAACACAAAAATTCAACAACAGAATTAAAATTCAATAATGCTCAACTTACATCAGAAGAGAGCTTCATCTGTTTGGTATATATGCGAAGGACTTCACGTCATCCAGCTTCATCAAGAGCATCAATACCAATTTCCCTATCAAATATACCGGTCCTCAACTTTGGGTGAACCGTATCTGGACAATGTGCAGCTCCAATTACAAGAATACGATCACGAGATTTTAATCCATTCAAAAGAGTCAAAAGCTCTGAGACAATATTCTCCTGTGTGTATGAATTATAAAACTCATGAATAAAGATGATGGAGGGAGCATTcttttcagcttcttcaaataaATTGATTTCGCTCTTTCGAGTCAGATTAAACCGAATGTCATCCCAAGCAATACGAAAGAAGAACGCTCCAGTTTCAACAGCTACAGCTGTTGCAATCATTTTCTTACCAGAGCCTGGGGGGCCATGCAGCAATATCCCTTTGGGTAGCTTATGAAGGTTTGGAAGCCTCATTGGAAGCTCTACCAACTCACGAATCTGTGCCATTTGCTCGCTGAGACCCAAATTCTGGGAACCATTCTCCGTCCTCCCCACTTTTCACAGGCTCTCCCTCACATGATATTTCAGTGTCAGGAGCAACAACACAATACTCATCACACTCCCCATGATTGGTTGGTTTCAATATTTCAATGACCTTGAAATCTACACTTACTGATCTTCTTGCATACATAGTTATGAAACTCTGCGATTTTGGAATGTCTTCAATGCAAAAGAGGAACTACTCACATGATTATTCAAACATATGGAACTATGAATAAGAGGAACTACTCACCAATATTAGTTCTTGTTAACACAGTGGCACCAATAACATCCGGCGAAAGATCATTAACTATGAGGTGAGTTCCATTGCATAACCTAGACGACTGATCTATATTCCTCAATAACATTATTGGAGCCCCGCCTTTAAACTCAACTTGTGATTTGGAATTCCATAGCACTTTATATCATTTAAAAACTTAGAAGTAAACCACTCTGAGTGTATCTCTGAATCCGCATCAAACCTGGAAGCTGTATCTGAACTAAAGTATTCTTTTGGTTCACCCGGAATTAAGCTCAGCATAAAATCATTCATCATCTCAACTGATTCAAGAATCAGACACAATATGCATCTCTATTCAAAAAAACTTGAATACACGGATCATTCAACAATTATTGGCTCAAACCTATAGACGCGTTCCCTTCGCACAAAAGCATGAATTTTGGATCCTTGTTCAAAGAAGTATAGAATAAGTTTAGATTCACATGAAAAGAACTTAAGAATTTGATTAAAACAATAAATCTATCAAACCTTACGATCCATTAAGACCATGTTCATATACAGCAGAAGCCTGGATCCATCGTTGCTTGGAACAAACCATCTATGTACCACTTTAGCAACGATTGTGACACAACGAGACAAATGTTTCGTTATGTTTGAAATAGGTAAATAGGTCATGACAACGTGGGAAAGGAGAGGAATGAATTGCGTTCACAGAAGAGGAATGAATTGCGTTCATAATGTACTAATATATTGCTTTGTGAACACAATTTATTACTCTTCATTGAACGCAATTCATTCCTCTCCTTTCCCACGTTGTCATGGCCTATTTACCTATCTTAGACATAACAAAAGAATCGCCCCGTTGTGCCACAATCGTTGCTAAAGTGGTACATAGATGGTTTGTTCCAAGCAACGATGGCTCCAGGCTTCCACTGTATATGCACATGGACTTAATGGATAATAAGGTTTGATAGATTTATGGTTTTAATCAATTTCTTAAGTTCTTTTCATGTGAATCTAAACTTATTCTAGGCTTCTTTGAACAGAGATCCAGAATTCATGCTCCTGTGCGAAGGGAAATCAGAGACATTTATCATATTGAAACGGAGAAGGGGGCGTCGATTAAGTTGCGGTGGCGATTAGGAAACGGTGATGAGGATTGGATGAAGGTGGAGAGGAGAAGGCGGAGATGAGAGGATGAAGGAGAGAAGACGAAATATTGGGGCATTACCATCAACCTCTCACCAGCCCTAGTATATCATAAGGCATTgcagaattttaaattttgaaattctaaaaCAATGGTTGTATCAAAAGCTGAGATAGGAAACAACGAATTTCATAACCACAGACACAGTTTAGTTGCACTACTTAACACCAAATTGAACATATCAGCAGACATAGAGGAGTTAAAATTCAGAAACAAAAGTTGCATCAAAAGCTAGACAAGAAAATAATCAATTTCACAATTACACAGCATACATTGTACAAAGTAAACGACTTTTAAATTGTGGTTAAAACTTACAAAATTTTGTATGCTGTTCATCCCTAATGTTCACCCAGACAAAGAATATCGTATAAAACAACCTATGTCTTTGCGTCTGGCTTTAAACCTTGACATATCAAATAGATCTCTCTTGATGAAGGCCTTGTGGCTTTAGGCCTCAGCCACGATGACTTTCTAAATAATGGTTTACAAATCTGACTGATTTCTGCAGCAGAAAAATTCAAAGAGATTAAATAAACACATTACGCAACCAAATCAGCTGGAATAAAACTAGTCTTGAGAAAAATGAACCACCTTTGGAATCTTCACTCTCCAAAAGCTTTATAATAAGGTTCCCTCCAACTCGCAAGACTCCCTTATCATCTGAACCAGATGGATCATCAACACTTTGCTCCTCCCGAAtataatcatcatcatcagctgAAGCTTGAACAGAAGAAGCAGCACTGCCGACAGCCAAATCCAATGCTCGCATTCCTAGCTCAACTGACAAAGCCGCATCTTTAGTTGTGACTCCAGAAACCGATGGACACATGTCTGAAAGTATCACAGAAAACCCTTTTTGCTGCAGAAAATAAATCACCAAAAACAGCTTCTAAGCCAAGATAGACAGATATAACAAGACAAAATACAAAAACCAATCATCCAAAAAAACACCCTCatgtaaaatcaattttttaatggCTAGTTTAGCATCATGCACCCAGAAAGCATTGAGATTTGGATTAGTTCAACTTTTGTCATTAAACCCATGTGCCAGAATGGCTAATTCAGTATATACACCAACAAAGTATTGAGATTTGGATTGATTCAACTCTTTTCATTAGACCCATGTGCCAGAATAGTCAGTATCATGCACCCAGAAAGCAATGAGATTTGGATTAATTAATCTTTTTTCATTAGACCCAAGTGCCAGAAATGAATAATTCTGTAATTCAGTATTATGCACCCAGAGAGTATAGAAATTTGAATTAATTCAACTCTTTTTATGAGACCCATGTGGCAAAAATGGCTAATTCAGCATCAATAACCAAGAAAGCAATGAGATTTAGATGAATG
This is a stretch of genomic DNA from Lotus japonicus ecotype B-129 chromosome 1, LjGifu_v1.2. It encodes these proteins:
- the LOC130733708 gene encoding uncharacterized protein LOC130733708, with translation MGASGAPDFYYKEAQRLGYVARSAFKLLQIQKHSNIIKSGSSVLDLGCAPGSWLQVACQSLGPLQHGGSVLGIDVKKVKVPPVHCDSRVHTIAADVMTLSKHQLRALSPKQKGFSVILSDMCPSVSGVTTKDAALSVELGMRALDLAVGSAASSVQASADDDDYIREEQSVDDPSGSDDKGVLRVGGNLIIKLLESEDSKEISQICKPLFRKSSWLRPKATRPSSREIYLICQGLKPDAKT
- the LOC130727450 gene encoding cell division control protein 48 homolog A-like; protein product: MAQIRELVELPMRLPNLHKLPKGILLHGPPGSGKKMIATAVAVETGAFFFRIAWDDIRFNLTRKSEINLFEEAEKNAPSIIFIHEFYNSYTQENIVSELLTLLNGLKSRDRILVIGAAHCPDTVHPKLRTGIFDREIGIDALDEAG